One window from the genome of Thalassospira xiamenensis M-5 = DSM 17429 encodes:
- a CDS encoding HlyD family type I secretion periplasmic adaptor subunit, giving the protein MAGVELPTARELETDVRPLVRIGLLILILGVGSVFLWAATARINSAATASGVVAPFSGRQSVQHLEGGIIRDILVRNGARVQGGDVLIRLDDTRARASYDLLNNRYLNALATQARLIAERGGKDRIQFPAPLYDPKYAGIVESQETLFQSRMNAFRGELELYDERIKELRREIIGTQEQKTASEQQVGIVKEELAMVKPMVDLGYARRTRLLQLESRLVEVLGNIGRFSADIARIEQQIQQVKSSQAQLTRDNLQTINTELRDIQGEISDLNERLRSAEDILVRSDIKAPRSGTVTNLQFSTVGGVIPPGAQVLEIVPQDDKLVIEARVSPNDIDVVHEGLEVNIRVTAFSQRWFAPVKGVVADVSPDRLTDPEGRPYFQAMIEIDSESLAEHEGMILSPGMAAQLEIVTGARTILAYLFAPITDSFDRAFREQ; this is encoded by the coding sequence ATGGCAGGGGTGGAGCTTCCAACCGCGCGTGAACTTGAAACCGATGTCAGACCGCTGGTGCGGATCGGCCTTCTGATCCTGATCCTGGGTGTCGGGTCGGTGTTCTTGTGGGCGGCAACCGCGCGCATCAATTCCGCCGCAACGGCAAGCGGCGTGGTCGCACCGTTTTCGGGCAGGCAGAGTGTTCAGCATCTTGAAGGTGGGATCATTCGTGACATTCTGGTGCGCAATGGTGCGCGTGTGCAGGGTGGCGATGTCCTGATCCGGCTTGACGATACGCGTGCGCGGGCCAGTTATGACCTGCTTAACAACCGCTATCTCAATGCGCTGGCGACACAGGCCCGCCTGATTGCCGAACGTGGCGGCAAGGACAGAATCCAGTTTCCCGCGCCGCTTTATGATCCGAAATATGCCGGGATTGTTGAATCGCAGGAAACCCTGTTTCAAAGCCGCATGAACGCGTTTCGCGGTGAACTTGAACTGTATGACGAACGGATCAAGGAACTGCGCCGCGAAATCATCGGCACGCAGGAACAGAAAACCGCATCCGAACAACAGGTTGGTATCGTCAAGGAGGAGCTTGCCATGGTCAAACCCATGGTCGATCTTGGCTATGCCAGACGCACCCGTCTGCTTCAGCTTGAAAGCCGGTTGGTCGAGGTTCTTGGTAATATCGGGCGGTTTTCGGCCGATATCGCGCGCATCGAACAACAAATCCAACAGGTCAAATCCAGTCAGGCCCAGCTGACTCGCGATAATCTGCAAACCATCAATACCGAGCTTCGCGATATCCAGGGCGAGATTTCAGACCTGAATGAACGGTTACGCTCGGCCGAGGATATTCTGGTGCGGTCCGACATCAAGGCACCGCGTTCCGGTACGGTCACCAATTTGCAGTTTTCCACCGTTGGCGGAGTGATCCCGCCCGGTGCGCAAGTGCTTGAAATCGTGCCGCAGGACGACAAGCTTGTGATCGAGGCGCGGGTATCGCCGAACGATATCGATGTCGTGCATGAGGGGCTTGAAGTTAATATCCGGGTGACGGCTTTCAGCCAGCGCTGGTTTGCGCCGGTAAAGGGCGTTGTGGCGGATGTGTCGCCGGATCGTCTGACCGACCCGGAAGGCCGCCCGTATTTTCAGGCAATGATCGAAATCGATTCGGAAAGCCTTGCCGAACATGAAGGCATGATTTTATCGCCGGGAATGGCAGCACAGCTTGAAATCGTCACCGGTGCCAGAACGATTCTCGCCTATCTGTTTGCTCCGATCACCGACAGTTTTGATCGCGCATTCCGCGAACAATAG